A genomic segment from Calditrichia bacterium encodes:
- a CDS encoding T9SS type A sorting domain-containing protein, giving the protein MEGLLAYTYSGYVGIVDEYPEIITKHTLEQNYPNPFNPSTNIRFELPNAANVRLNVYNIRGQLVAELLNEQRPAGKHSVVFDAADLPSGIYFYKIQSENFTRTHKMVLIR; this is encoded by the coding sequence ATGGAAGGGTTACTGGCCTACACCTACTCCGGCTACGTCGGAATCGTAGATGAATATCCGGAAATTATTACAAAACACACGCTCGAACAAAACTACCCCAACCCGTTCAATCCCTCAACAAATATCCGGTTTGAATTACCGAATGCGGCAAACGTGCGGCTGAATGTTTACAATATTCGCGGTCAATTAGTAGCAGAATTGCTGAACGAACAGCGCCCTGCCGGAAAACATTCGGTTGTTTTTGATGCAGCAGATTTGCCTTCCGGTATTTATTTTTATAAAATTCAATCAGAAAATTTTACAAGAACGCATAAAATGGTTCTCATACGATAA